One Pseudomonadota bacterium DNA window includes the following coding sequences:
- a CDS encoding undecaprenyl-diphosphate phosphatase: MNELTVLKAIFLGALQGATEFLPVSSSGHLVIAQGLLGVRLENGGLLAFDVCLHFGTLLAVAAYFWRDIADILASPFAKDARAAMKSGINAGEARKLGIFVLIGTVPAGVVGVVLDDFFEALVSNPLAAAFMLLVTGAILWATRRVKGEGDGVAGFTLRQALIVGFAQAFAIIPGISRSGSTISGGLFVGMNRELAAKFAFLLAIPAIGGATVLKIGDLAAMSNDILVAALAGAAVAAAVGFACIKWLLALVRRGRICWFAPYCWAVGLATIAYVLSSSR; the protein is encoded by the coding sequence ATGAACGAACTCACTGTTTTGAAAGCGATATTCTTGGGAGCGCTGCAGGGCGCCACCGAGTTTTTGCCTGTCTCGAGCTCGGGCCACCTCGTGATCGCGCAGGGCCTCCTTGGGGTGAGGCTGGAGAACGGGGGGCTGCTGGCCTTCGACGTGTGCCTCCACTTCGGCACCCTCCTGGCGGTGGCGGCCTATTTCTGGAGGGACATAGCCGATATCCTCGCGAGCCCCTTCGCGAAAGACGCCCGCGCTGCCATGAAGTCGGGGATCAATGCCGGCGAGGCGAGAAAACTCGGCATCTTCGTGCTGATCGGCACCGTGCCGGCAGGGGTGGTGGGGGTTGTACTCGACGACTTCTTCGAGGCGCTCGTCTCCAATCCGCTGGCCGCCGCCTTCATGCTGCTCGTGACGGGCGCAATCCTCTGGGCGACGCGCCGGGTGAAGGGCGAGGGGGACGGCGTCGCGGGCTTCACGCTGAGGCAGGCGCTCATCGTCGGGTTCGCGCAGGCGTTTGCGATCATCCCCGGGATATCCCGCTCCGGTTCCACCATATCGGGGGGCCTCTTCGTGGGCATGAACAGGGAGCTGGCCGCTAAATTCGCATTTCTGCTGGCCATACCGGCGATAGGCGGGGCCACGGTGCTCAAGATCGGTGATCTGGCGGCGATGTCGAACGATATCCTCGTCGCGGCACTCGCCGGCGCGGCCGTGGCGGCGGCGGTGGGGTTCGCATGCATAAAGTGGCTGCTGGCCCTGGTGAGGCGGGGGAGGATCTGCTGGTTTGCCCCCTACTGCTGGGCAGTGGGCCTGGCGACGATCGCATACGTCCTCTCTTCATCTCGATAG
- a CDS encoding (2Fe-2S)-binding protein produces the protein MAAEFTIEINGRRIEVSAPAERSLLDVIREDLGLTGTKRGCGIGACGACTVLIDGKPRRSCRIKLGEVACNSGSGIRDQGSGNAVPGPGSRVPGHGSLITTIEGLSDGNKLHPIQQAFMDCGAIQCGFCTPGMVLAAKALLDRNPSPTRDEIKRALAANLCRCTGYQQIFEAVEKAALEMKATR, from the coding sequence ATGGCGGCGGAGTTCACCATAGAGATAAACGGCAGGCGGATCGAGGTCTCCGCGCCCGCGGAGAGGTCGCTCCTTGACGTAATCAGGGAGGATTTGGGCCTCACCGGCACCAAGCGCGGCTGCGGCATCGGCGCCTGCGGCGCCTGCACCGTGCTCATCGACGGAAAACCCCGCCGCTCCTGCAGGATCAAACTCGGCGAAGTCGCCTGCAATTCGGGATCGGGGATCAGGGACCAGGGATCAGGAAATGCTGTTCCGGGTCCCGGGTCACGGGTCCCGGGTCACGGGTCACTGATCACGACCATCGAGGGTCTTTCTGACGGCAACAAGCTACACCCGATCCAACAGGCGTTCATGGACTGCGGGGCCATACAGTGCGGATTCTGCACGCCGGGCATGGTGCTGGCCGCAAAGGCGCTGCTGGACAGAAACCCCTCGCCCACGAGGGACGAGATAAAGAGGGCGCTCGCCGCGAACCTCTGCAGGTGCACAGGCTACCAGCAGATATTCGAGGCGGTGGAGAAGGCCGCCCTCGAGATGAAAGCGACGCGCTGA
- a CDS encoding nitroreductase family protein: protein MMAEALKTIYSRKSVRRYASKPVPRGLLENFIRAGMAAPSGTDARPWNFVAVTEPALLAKLSDGLKYGRMLKGAGAAIAVCGTPHEPRPGLTNELWIQDCAAATQNILLAVEDAGLGAVWVCVHPIEEHVRHVREVLGIPEDTVPLCVVSIGYPAAEDKPKDKYEPRKIHWERW, encoded by the coding sequence GTGATGGCCGAGGCTCTCAAGACGATATATTCGAGGAAAAGCGTCCGCAGGTACGCGTCGAAGCCGGTGCCGAGGGGTCTCCTCGAGAATTTCATCAGGGCCGGGATGGCGGCGCCCTCCGGGACCGACGCCCGCCCCTGGAACTTCGTCGCAGTGACCGAGCCGGCCCTCCTCGCGAAGCTCTCCGATGGGCTCAAGTACGGCAGGATGCTCAAAGGCGCCGGCGCGGCCATCGCCGTGTGCGGCACGCCTCACGAGCCGAGGCCCGGGCTCACCAACGAGCTCTGGATCCAGGACTGCGCGGCCGCGACTCAGAACATCCTGCTTGCGGTCGAGGACGCCGGCCTCGGCGCGGTCTGGGTCTGCGTGCACCCCATCGAGGAGCACGTGCGCCACGTCCGCGAGGTGCTCGGCATCCCCGAGGACACGGTCCCGCTGTGCGTCGTATCGATCGGCTACCCTGCGGCTGAAGACAAACCCAAGGACAAGTACGAACCCCGCAAGATACACTGGGAGAGGTGGTAA
- the guaD gene encoding guanine deaminase, whose translation MGTESQTIFRGRIINPVGPDRVDDIRDGMLVVDGAGRIAGCGPFDGKARGSLVDLSGRLIVPGLVDVHSHIPQLDARGKGGATLLKWLERYILPAEAAFSDPAVVADVATRFFKKLILNGTTTAGLYSSVHEDATDRCFEIAYGSGVRCFIGKVMMDRFAPPELIENTVESLAASERLAARWHGAADGRLSYAFTPRFAPACSMELMRGAAKLARESGAYFQSHIAETVEENARVRELFPRHRDYVELFEDAGALGPRTILAHAIHLSEDEFSRLGKSKTKIAHCPTSNFFLKSGDMPADRVEAAGIEYGLGTDVGAGTSMSIFTAMRHADYAQARAAVGPRKAFWLATMGGAGAMSMERDTGNLAQGKFADFNVVDIAGIDQSYRPSDLDADEILSLLMYRGDSRAIEATYVSGNRLDVDAI comes from the coding sequence GTGGGAACTGAGTCGCAGACGATCTTCAGGGGCCGGATAATCAATCCCGTCGGTCCGGACAGGGTCGATGACATCCGCGACGGCATGCTCGTCGTGGACGGCGCGGGCCGCATCGCGGGATGCGGGCCCTTCGACGGGAAGGCGAGGGGGAGTCTCGTCGATCTGTCCGGGCGGCTCATCGTGCCCGGCCTCGTGGACGTGCACTCCCACATCCCGCAGCTCGACGCGAGGGGCAAGGGCGGGGCCACGCTGCTCAAGTGGCTGGAACGCTATATACTCCCCGCCGAGGCGGCGTTCTCCGATCCTGCGGTGGTCGCCGACGTGGCCACCCGATTCTTCAAGAAACTCATCCTCAACGGCACCACGACCGCGGGGCTCTATTCCAGCGTTCACGAGGACGCGACCGATCGCTGCTTCGAGATCGCCTACGGCTCAGGCGTGCGCTGCTTCATCGGCAAGGTGATGATGGACCGATTCGCGCCCCCTGAGCTCATCGAAAATACCGTCGAGTCGCTCGCCGCGAGCGAGAGGCTGGCAGCGCGCTGGCACGGCGCTGCCGACGGGAGGCTCTCCTACGCCTTCACGCCGCGTTTTGCGCCCGCATGCAGCATGGAGCTGATGCGCGGCGCGGCGAAGCTCGCGCGGGAATCGGGCGCCTATTTCCAGAGCCACATAGCGGAGACCGTGGAGGAGAACGCGCGCGTGCGCGAGCTCTTCCCGAGGCACCGCGACTATGTGGAGCTGTTCGAGGACGCGGGCGCGCTGGGGCCGCGCACGATCCTCGCGCACGCGATACATCTCTCCGAAGACGAGTTTTCGCGTCTGGGAAAGTCGAAGACGAAGATAGCGCACTGCCCCACCTCCAACTTTTTCCTCAAGAGCGGCGATATGCCCGCCGACAGGGTTGAGGCGGCCGGGATAGAGTACGGTCTGGGCACGGACGTGGGCGCGGGGACATCGATGTCGATCTTCACCGCCATGCGCCATGCGGACTACGCTCAGGCCCGCGCGGCCGTGGGCCCCAGGAAGGCGTTCTGGCTCGCCACGATGGGGGGCGCGGGGGCGATGTCCATGGAACGGGACACAGGCAATCTCGCTCAGGGGAAGTTTGCGGACTTCAACGTGGTGGACATCGCGGGTATCGATCAGAGCTATCGGCCCTCGGACCTCGACGCGGACGAGATACTGTCCCTTCTCATGTACCGGGGGGACAGCCGCGCCATTGAGGCCACCTACGTATCCGGGAACAGACTCGATGTCGACGCGATTTAG
- a CDS encoding prenyltransferase — translation MSAATQAGGLSHSLSVKARMWWVAVRPFSFPVSLVPAVLGVAFAWTRGFEIDPLLAFLTAFGAVAAHAGANLLQDYFDFTSGIDGPGKQGGSGMLVSGTLSPREIFAASVVAFAMASLVSVPLILRAGSALLWIVLAGFALAAGYAVPSRGLKHYALGDIAVFLAFGAGVTLGSYLVQAGSFSFAPLACGAPFGMLVVAVLLANNIRDAREDARAGVRTLAVFIGGRAARALYIALVLAAFAMPALFAALRLVNAGALLSLAAFPSAYGAMRDVWRAPDDSSTETAHADERTAKIALIYGALMAIGMVAWKLLEGGV, via the coding sequence ATGAGCGCTGCCACACAAGCGGGCGGTCTTTCGCATAGCCTCTCGGTCAAAGCGCGGATGTGGTGGGTCGCGGTGCGGCCGTTCTCGTTCCCGGTCTCGCTCGTGCCTGCGGTGCTGGGCGTTGCCTTCGCATGGACGCGCGGGTTTGAAATAGATCCGCTGCTCGCGTTTCTCACCGCCTTTGGCGCGGTCGCCGCGCACGCCGGGGCCAACCTCCTGCAGGACTACTTCGACTTCACCTCCGGCATAGACGGGCCAGGGAAGCAGGGCGGCAGCGGGATGCTGGTCTCGGGGACACTCAGCCCGCGCGAGATATTTGCAGCATCTGTCGTAGCGTTCGCGATGGCCTCCCTCGTCTCCGTGCCGCTCATCCTGCGCGCCGGCAGCGCGCTCCTCTGGATCGTGCTCGCGGGATTCGCGCTGGCGGCCGGATACGCGGTTCCCTCCCGCGGACTCAAGCACTACGCCCTCGGCGACATCGCTGTCTTTCTGGCATTCGGAGCCGGCGTCACGCTCGGCTCATATCTCGTTCAGGCGGGCTCGTTCTCCTTCGCTCCGCTGGCGTGCGGCGCGCCGTTCGGCATGCTCGTGGTCGCGGTGCTGCTCGCAAACAACATCCGCGACGCGCGCGAGGACGCGAGGGCCGGCGTGCGCACGCTCGCTGTCTTCATTGGCGGCAGGGCGGCGAGGGCGCTCTACATCGCGCTCGTGCTGGCCGCATTCGCCATGCCGGCCCTCTTCGCTGCGCTTCGGCTTGTGAACGCCGGCGCCCTGTTGTCTCTCGCCGCGTTCCCGTCGGCGTACGGAGCGATGAGGGACGTATGGCGTGCGCCGGACGATTCGAGCACAGAAACAGCGCACGCGGACGAGCGCACCGCGAAGATTGCGCTCATCTACGGAGCGCTCATGGCGATCGGGATGGTCGCATGGAAGCTGCTCGAAGGGGGTGTGTGA
- a CDS encoding DUF748 domain-containing protein, whose product MKKRAYTWIFIAIAVLALLAGVISFAARGALNAIERQRHDILGLAIEIQDYGINVAAASLALKGIKIYPAGKEDEASLLASAERLNVSLAPWDLLRKAIHARKIVLVNPSIKVVRSSAAGYNWDALDLGEEDSKAEAEDKDKESEWEVRVDSVKVRGGDVSYVDKVDGHRLRLSSLDMTISNISKQGDDDDLPTQLAINAKIDENKGSLNVKGRLNLFGEGVNFKLRSIIGNSPITYYRSFYAGSAPFPIVGGSISITSQATSKKSELVANNHATIYNLKAGGGVKGDLINAFVLKRRAPIEADVTVRGNIEEGSFSVGSRISAGIGEGILAQARSIPDLLSPAEKIKSRTKAIGDGMKGLFRR is encoded by the coding sequence ATGAAAAAGAGGGCTTATACCTGGATATTCATAGCGATCGCAGTGCTGGCGTTGCTCGCCGGGGTCATCTCCTTCGCGGCAAGGGGGGCGCTCAACGCGATCGAGCGCCAGAGGCACGACATCCTGGGCCTGGCGATAGAGATACAGGACTACGGCATAAACGTCGCCGCCGCGTCGCTGGCGCTCAAGGGGATAAAGATCTACCCCGCGGGCAAGGAGGACGAGGCCAGCCTGCTCGCGAGCGCGGAGCGGCTCAACGTCTCGCTCGCGCCGTGGGACCTCCTCAGGAAGGCGATCCACGCGCGGAAGATCGTGCTGGTCAATCCCAGTATCAAAGTGGTCCGCAGCTCGGCCGCCGGGTACAACTGGGACGCGCTCGATCTTGGAGAAGAGGACAGCAAGGCCGAGGCTGAGGATAAAGACAAGGAAAGCGAGTGGGAGGTCAGGGTCGACTCCGTAAAGGTGCGCGGGGGCGATGTCTCCTACGTCGACAAAGTCGACGGGCACAGGCTCAGGCTGAGCAGTCTCGACATGACGATCAGCAACATCTCAAAGCAGGGCGACGACGACGATCTCCCCACGCAGCTGGCCATCAACGCGAAGATAGACGAGAACAAGGGCAGCCTGAACGTCAAGGGCAGGCTCAACCTCTTCGGCGAGGGGGTGAACTTCAAGCTCCGCTCCATAATCGGCAACTCGCCGATCACCTACTACCGGTCGTTCTACGCGGGCAGCGCGCCCTTCCCGATCGTCGGCGGCAGCATCTCCATCACCAGCCAGGCCACGTCGAAGAAGAGCGAGCTGGTCGCGAACAACCACGCGACCATCTACAACCTCAAGGCCGGGGGCGGCGTGAAGGGCGACCTCATCAACGCCTTCGTGCTCAAGAGGCGCGCTCCGATCGAGGCGGACGTGACGGTGCGCGGCAACATCGAGGAGGGCAGTTTCAGCGTCGGCTCCAGGATATCGGCCGGCATAGGCGAGGGGATACTGGCGCAGGCGAGGTCGATACCGGACCTGCTCAGCCCGGCGGAGAAGATAAAGAGCAGGACGAAGGCGATCGGCGACGGAATGAAGGGCCTGTTCAGACGCTAA
- a CDS encoding OmpA family protein: MVRALVMGVAVILRIASCLLLLASAAGCAQAPRRGAETPVRPPDRAGLVERVSFPTAGATPAPRDAAAVTKNARWMGENRAAVVVLRGHCDERGSSEYNMELGDRRARSVMGMLMREGVHPSRLIVVSRGESEPIDPGHGPTAWEKNRRVEFVVR, translated from the coding sequence GTGGTGCGCGCCTTGGTGATGGGGGTCGCCGTGATATTGCGAATCGCATCGTGTCTGCTCCTCCTGGCGTCTGCGGCGGGCTGCGCACAGGCGCCGCGCCGCGGTGCCGAGACCCCCGTGCGCCCGCCCGACAGGGCCGGCCTCGTGGAGAGGGTGAGTTTCCCCACCGCGGGCGCGACCCCCGCGCCGCGCGACGCCGCTGCGGTGACGAAAAACGCGAGGTGGATGGGGGAGAACCGCGCCGCGGTGGTCGTGCTCAGGGGCCACTGCGACGAGCGCGGCTCGTCCGAATACAACATGGAGCTCGGGGACAGGCGCGCGCGCAGCGTCATGGGGATGCTGATGCGCGAGGGCGTGCACCCGTCGAGGCTGATCGTGGTCTCCAGGGGGGAGTCGGAGCCGATCGATCCGGGCCACGGCCCCACGGCGTGGGAGAAAAACAGGCGGGTCGAGTTCGTCGTCAGATAA
- a CDS encoding PEGA domain-containing protein — MVIRSRTFRSLAALASALMVMMPALSPAAQAARSVAVQPVADGDSDEASREIAAEIGDALKATTPHHVIDSKLAAEVSSYQGALPQPFPEAAALVSAAKEHYFNFKYDDANRSLERAISMLAPYSAAAGVAPLILEAHIIRAMVANSRAKKDAATSALNDALAVDPLLTLAAADYPPSLVSLLDDLRSAAGRADTGSIAVVSVPEGADVLINGISRGRAPLELEGLPAGTYSLAVLANRYAAFEKSVAVEPGGRAEVKARLRWAKGKAGSDRASRAADGAAAVREGVRMADALSADRVVLIDADSGAGGRMDVIARTVDRDLKAGAAPVMVRGVDPDSHSGLIAELVKGIAGQVDLDLASDPRAFVDPIGEADAKILAKRKKPLTRQPLFWGAIGAAAAGAIVGGILAAMGGGSSTGDIRVNFR, encoded by the coding sequence ATGGTCATCAGGTCGCGAACTTTCAGGTCACTGGCAGCCCTCGCATCGGCGCTCATGGTAATGATGCCGGCGCTTTCCCCCGCAGCCCAGGCGGCAAGGAGCGTGGCAGTGCAGCCGGTCGCGGACGGGGATTCGGACGAGGCCAGCCGCGAGATCGCGGCGGAGATAGGCGACGCGCTCAAGGCCACAACCCCGCATCACGTCATAGATTCGAAGCTCGCCGCCGAGGTCTCCTCGTACCAGGGGGCGCTGCCGCAGCCGTTCCCGGAGGCGGCCGCCCTGGTGAGCGCCGCCAAGGAGCACTACTTCAACTTCAAATACGACGACGCGAACCGGTCGCTCGAACGCGCGATATCCATGCTCGCCCCGTATTCGGCCGCTGCCGGGGTGGCCCCGCTCATCCTCGAGGCGCACATAATCAGGGCGATGGTCGCAAACTCTCGCGCCAAAAAGGATGCGGCGACGTCGGCGCTGAACGACGCGCTGGCCGTGGACCCCTTGCTCACCCTCGCGGCCGCGGACTATCCGCCCAGCCTCGTCTCCCTGCTGGACGATCTCAGATCGGCCGCAGGTCGGGCGGACACCGGATCGATCGCGGTCGTGAGCGTGCCCGAGGGCGCCGATGTCCTCATAAACGGGATCAGCCGCGGCAGGGCGCCGCTTGAGCTGGAGGGTCTTCCCGCGGGGACATACTCGCTTGCGGTCTTGGCGAACAGGTATGCTGCGTTTGAGAAGTCGGTCGCGGTAGAGCCGGGCGGCCGGGCGGAGGTGAAGGCGAGGCTTCGCTGGGCAAAGGGCAAGGCCGGTTCCGACAGGGCCTCCCGCGCTGCCGACGGCGCTGCAGCGGTGCGCGAGGGGGTTCGCATGGCCGACGCCCTCAGCGCCGACAGGGTGGTGCTCATAGACGCGGACTCCGGGGCGGGCGGCCGCATGGACGTGATCGCGCGGACAGTGGACCGCGATCTCAAGGCGGGGGCTGCGCCGGTGATGGTGAGAGGCGTGGACCCGGATTCGCACAGCGGGCTCATCGCCGAGCTGGTGAAGGGGATCGCGGGGCAGGTCGATCTGGATCTCGCCTCCGATCCGCGCGCCTTCGTGGACCCGATCGGCGAGGCGGACGCGAAGATCCTCGCGAAGAGGAAGAAGCCCCTCACCAGGCAGCCGCTGTTCTGGGGCGCGATCGGGGCCGCGGCCGCGGGTGCGATCGTGGGCGGCATACTCGCGGCGATGGGGGGAGGCTCCTCCACGGGGGACATAAGGGTAAACTTCAGGTGA
- a CDS encoding xanthine dehydrogenase family protein molybdopterin-binding subunit — MKRIDAYEKVTGRAIYADDLKLPGMLYAAPLHSGHPSAIIKNIDTSKALAHPGIVDVITAAGVPGSNMVGGIIADQQVIAADRVRYMGDVVAMVAAETPEAAREAAALIKVEYEPLEPILSPAAALEKGADPIHEGRSNVVTAFKVRKGDAAAAIKESKRVVEAEFRTSFIEHAYMEPESCVAVAEPDGSVTVHGGMQHPFTTRRFVSAATGLALSRVRIIQTTLGGGFGGKDDTISIICARAAILALRTKQPVKITYTREESMRESYKRHPMELSYKAGMDAKGKLRAMEVDITADAGPICSSSPFVIWRPTVQCAGPYVVPNVHCDSRAAYTNNTFTGAMRGFGSPQHVFACESFVDMCAEAARLDPYEFRKLNFFKQGSITHTGQKLTGHKVSMAEVAERALEEFGWKRAFEACSRGTPRADGLLYGAGFAASFRGVSLGAEGKDFCAAVVNIQPDGSAVLDVGVSENGQGLKTAMTTILCEELGIAPERVEFVDTDTASIPDSGPTVASRGTIVGGNAVLDACAKIKERMAPVLAELIGASGKGYEFGKGRIRNPSNKKTVPFEDAAAACHERHVFLDALGTWHGPPVSFDEKDGHGDAYFTYVYGCQACDLTVDPKSGRVKVERVVAAHDVGRAINPEMAAGQVFGGVMMGLGFALMEEVRHDRGVIQNTNLNTYRIPRTTDVPEMTAILVENPDPAGPCGAKSLGEPVNELMGAAVANAIYYATGRRIFSLPITPEKVVSALKK, encoded by the coding sequence GTGAAACGCATCGACGCATACGAGAAGGTGACCGGCAGGGCGATCTACGCCGACGATCTGAAACTCCCTGGAATGCTCTACGCAGCCCCGCTGCACTCCGGGCACCCCTCCGCAATCATTAAGAATATCGACACATCGAAGGCCTTGGCCCACCCGGGCATAGTGGACGTGATAACAGCGGCCGGCGTGCCGGGCTCGAACATGGTGGGCGGGATCATCGCAGACCAGCAGGTGATCGCAGCCGACCGCGTCAGATACATGGGCGACGTGGTGGCGATGGTCGCAGCAGAGACCCCGGAGGCGGCGCGCGAGGCAGCTGCCCTCATCAAAGTGGAGTACGAGCCCCTTGAACCAATTCTCTCCCCGGCCGCAGCGCTCGAGAAGGGCGCGGACCCCATACACGAGGGCCGCTCCAACGTCGTCACCGCCTTCAAGGTGAGAAAGGGGGATGCGGCGGCGGCAATCAAAGAGAGCAAACGCGTCGTCGAAGCCGAGTTTCGCACCTCCTTCATAGAACATGCCTACATGGAGCCGGAGTCGTGCGTCGCTGTCGCGGAGCCGGACGGCTCGGTCACGGTCCACGGCGGCATGCAGCACCCGTTCACCACGCGCCGCTTCGTCTCCGCGGCAACAGGGCTTGCCCTCTCGCGCGTGCGCATAATCCAGACCACGCTTGGCGGCGGCTTCGGCGGCAAGGACGACACCATATCCATAATATGCGCCAGGGCGGCGATTCTGGCGCTGCGCACGAAGCAGCCGGTGAAGATCACCTACACGCGCGAGGAGTCGATGCGGGAGAGCTACAAGCGCCACCCCATGGAGCTCAGTTACAAGGCGGGCATGGACGCAAAGGGAAAGCTCAGGGCCATGGAGGTCGACATCACCGCGGACGCCGGGCCGATCTGCTCCTCATCGCCCTTCGTCATCTGGCGGCCGACCGTGCAGTGCGCAGGGCCGTACGTCGTGCCGAACGTGCACTGCGATTCCCGTGCGGCCTACACGAACAACACCTTCACCGGCGCCATGCGCGGCTTCGGATCCCCGCAACACGTATTCGCCTGCGAGTCGTTCGTGGACATGTGCGCCGAGGCGGCACGCCTCGACCCATACGAGTTTCGGAAGCTCAACTTCTTCAAACAGGGATCCATCACCCACACCGGTCAGAAACTCACCGGCCACAAGGTCTCCATGGCCGAGGTCGCCGAGAGGGCGCTCGAGGAGTTCGGCTGGAAGCGGGCCTTCGAGGCCTGCTCCAGGGGCACGCCCCGCGCCGACGGGCTGCTCTACGGCGCCGGCTTCGCAGCGAGCTTCCGCGGCGTCTCGCTCGGGGCCGAGGGCAAGGACTTCTGCGCAGCGGTCGTAAACATCCAGCCCGACGGCTCCGCGGTGCTCGACGTCGGCGTCAGCGAGAACGGCCAGGGACTCAAGACCGCGATGACGACGATACTCTGCGAGGAGCTCGGGATCGCGCCTGAGCGCGTGGAGTTCGTCGACACGGACACAGCCTCGATCCCCGACAGCGGGCCGACCGTCGCCAGCCGCGGCACGATCGTCGGAGGAAACGCCGTGCTGGACGCATGCGCGAAGATAAAGGAGAGGATGGCGCCTGTGCTTGCGGAGCTCATCGGCGCCTCCGGGAAGGGGTACGAGTTCGGGAAGGGGCGGATACGCAACCCATCGAACAAAAAAACGGTCCCGTTCGAGGATGCCGCAGCCGCATGCCATGAGCGACACGTGTTCCTCGACGCGCTCGGCACGTGGCACGGCCCTCCGGTTTCCTTTGACGAAAAGGACGGACACGGCGACGCATACTTCACATACGTCTACGGATGCCAGGCCTGCGACCTGACGGTGGATCCGAAATCGGGCAGGGTGAAGGTAGAGAGGGTGGTCGCGGCGCACGATGTGGGCAGGGCGATAAACCCCGAGATGGCGGCGGGACAGGTGTTCGGCGGTGTAATGATGGGTCTGGGGTTCGCGCTGATGGAGGAGGTGCGCCACGATCGCGGCGTCATACAGAACACAAACCTCAACACCTACCGCATACCGAGGACCACCGACGTCCCGGAGATGACCGCGATCCTCGTGGAGAACCCGGACCCGGCAGGCCCCTGCGGCGCCAAGTCGCTGGGCGAACCGGTGAACGAGCTCATGGGCGCGGCGGTGGCGAACGCGATATATTACGCGACCGGCAGGCGCATCTTCTCCCTCCCGATCACGCCCGAAAAGGTCGTTTCAGCATTGAAGAAATGA